The nucleotide window TTTTTAGCGGTGGGCCTCCCCCGGGCCAATGGTTGTACACCATATTCCCACGCGTGCGCCGGACGTCGTCTGTCGCCCGCTGTGCGCGCACGCCATGCAACGCAACCGAAGTgatcggcgccgccctcgtcccgtCTTTTTTTTTAACATTTTTTTTATTCATTTCCCTCTCTCTatttctctctctctctcgctgcTTATGGGAGGGgacgggaaggggggaaacGGGGACTGACTAGGAGCTGCCAGTCACGTTGGTAGGCCCCCCGCATACGGCCGGGCTCacccggcggcgcaggagggcGGCAACATGAAGCGAGGTATCCAGGCCGGCCCGAGCGAGCAAGCTCGGGGTTTTTCGAAAAAGTCCGGGCGGACGCGGAGGCTGCCCCGGGCTGTGTCTTGAGCGAAGCCGTGCACATGGCAATGCCTGTGATGGCTGCTTGGtgtagtaacgttagtatgtatgtatgagTATATATCAGGGCTATCTCTGTTACTCTCTCGCTCAAACTCTCAACCTATatctccatctccatctccgTCTCCATCTCCCCCTCCCGCACTGCTTTCGCCCTACCTACTTGCCTACAACATAGCAGCCGTCGTGGTAGTATGCTTCTGTCTCTAGCCATATAGGCCATCTCACTCCAAGCCGGTCGACCTGTCTTCTCGtctctgctcctcctgcgtgacctcgcctcgccccgccccgccccgccccttcgccatcatggcccccGTCATCTCTTTCTACGGAAccctcgtggcggcggcgctgttcGTCGGCGATGCACTCGCCAAGGCCCGACTGCCGCCCAAGCCGAACGActtgtcgacgccggtgCAGGAGCGCATTGCCGTCAACGGGCCCAATGGTAAGCGCAAACCAAAgccaaaaagaaaaagaaaaaaaaatataCCCACCTTTCCCCGTCCCTCTCAGCAGTTCAAATCTGGATCTTGACGTGGCTGACTTGGCATGTCCTTCGTCTTATGCGTTGCAACAGCCGTCTCCATAGCGTGGAACACATACAAGCAGCTTGACAAGGCATGCGTAAAGTACGGCACCTTGTCCGGCTCCCTAAAGCTGGAGGCCTGCACCAATCGCTCCATCACGTACCCCACGTCGCGGACGTGGTCTCACACGGTCACCCTGACGGACCTCAATCCCGCCACCGTCTACTACTACAAGATCGAGTCGGCCAACTCCAACGTCGAGCAGTTCATGAGCccgcgcgtcgccggcgacaagacgcccttcgccatcaacgccgtcatcgacctcggcgtctacggcgaggacggcttCACCATTAGGGGCGACCACTCCAAGCGCGACACCATCCCCTCCATCCAGCCCTCGCTCAATCACACCACcatcggccgcctcgcccagaCCATCGACGACTACGAGTTCGTCATCCACCCGGGCGACCTCGGCTACGCAGACGACTGGTTCCTGCGCCCCCACAACGTCTTACATGGCACGGACGCCTTCCAGGCCATCCTCGAGAACTTTTACGACCAGCTCGcccccatcgccggccgcaAGCCCTACATGGTCAGCCCCGGAAACCACGAGGCCGTCTGCAATGAGCTACCGGCCCTAAACCGGGGTTGCCCCACCGGCCAGAAGAACTTCACCGACTTCATGAGCCGCTTCGGCAATGGCCTCATGCCCACCGCCTTTTCCTCCACCTcggaagacgccgccgccaaggtcaacgccaacaaggccgccgcgctggccaaACCGCCCTTTTGGTTCTCCTTCGAGTACGGCATGGTGCACGTCGTCATGATCGACACCGAGACGGActtcgccgacgcgcccgacgcggagggcggcgagcagggctTCAAGACCGGCCCCTTTGGCGCTCGCAACCAGCAGCTGGAGTTCttcgaggccgacctcgcgTCCATCGACCGCACCATTACGCCGTGGGTCATCGTAGCCGGCCACCGGCCGTGGTACACgaccggcgacggcggctgcaagCCTTGCCAGAAGGCCTTTGAGGGCCTCATGTACAAGtacggcgtcgacctcggcgtcttcggcCACGTCCACAACTCACAGCGCTTCTACCCCGCCTTcaacggcaccgccgacaaggccggcaTGAACGACCCCAAGGCGCCCATGTACATtatcgccggcggcgcgggcagcatCGAGGGCCTGAGCGCCGTTGGCAAGAAGGGCCCGCTCAACGCCTGGGCGTACGACGACGCCTTTAGCTACGCCACCATCCGCTTCCTCGACACGCAAAACCTACAAGTAGACTTTTATAGGTCTGACTCGGGCAAGCTGCTCGATAGCTCCAAACTGTTCAAGTCCCACAAGGACCGGTTTGTATCGCAGAAGCCCTAACATGCAATAATATCGGGAAAGGCTAGGcacgaaggggggggggggttacAACATTTGGATATGGTCAGCGGCAATTTGGATGGGTATTAAGAACGGCGTATATATGGTAATCTGGTAATATAGCGGCATACTTTACGTTGAGCGCCTGTTCGCGCTACCTGGCTAGTCTCATCGTTCATGTCCGAACAGAGATCGCTGAAGGTACACAACGCTTGAAGACGCCATCGCCCTAAGAGAAGCAACGGAGAACAGAGCAGGAGATTTATTTGTATTTCGCATAGGCTTGTCTATTCGGACGGCGTTTTGAACACCAAATATTCTCGAACCCACTCCACGATATGCTCCCCGGCAAAGCATCGCTTCTTCTTTCGCAAGTCCGCACGGTAGCTGATACCCAGTCACCTTATGCGCTACAGCACCACGAGCCCCCTTCGCCGCGCGTGTCGCAGGGGTTCAAATCATGTTTGGTGTATCTGCGTGGCTTTCACGCCTT belongs to Purpureocillium takamizusanense chromosome 1, complete sequence and includes:
- a CDS encoding uncharacterized protein (COG:G~SECRETED:SignalP(1-23~SECRETED:cutsite=ALA-KA~SECRETED:prob=0.5754)~EggNog:ENOG503NY25), translated to MAPVISFYGTLVAAALFVGDALAKARLPPKPNDLSTPVQERIAVNGPNAVSIAWNTYKQLDKACVKYGTLSGSLKLEACTNRSITYPTSRTWSHTVTLTDLNPATVYYYKIESANSNVEQFMSPRVAGDKTPFAINAVIDLGVYGEDGFTIRGDHSKRDTIPSIQPSLNHTTIGRLAQTIDDYEFVIHPGDLGYADDWFLRPHNVLHGTDAFQAILENFYDQLAPIAGRKPYMVSPGNHEAVCNELPALNRGCPTGQKNFTDFMSRFGNGLMPTAFSSTSEDAAAKVNANKAAALAKPPFWFSFEYGMVHVVMIDTETDFADAPDAEGGEQGFKTGPFGARNQQLEFFEADLASIDRTITPWVIVAGHRPWYTTGDGGCKPCQKAFEGLMYKYGVDLGVFGHVHNSQRFYPAFNGTADKAGMNDPKAPMYIIAGGAGSIEGLSAVGKKGPLNAWAYDDAFSYATIRFLDTQNLQVDFYRSDSGKLLDSSKLFKSHKDRFVSQKP